From a single Impatiens glandulifera unplaced genomic scaffold, dImpGla2.1, whole genome shotgun sequence genomic region:
- the LOC124917740 gene encoding calmodulin-binding protein 60 B-like: MSNNLPTSGLANSQINPAVLEEIICSDFIIKEIDGASLLHIASEQIVRPIVNKENEQQLKYLNNGKCYSGAGSSSESRDLELQFSCNVSETVWTADTIKGEGNSSILVTLFNVHTGEAVISGPEASAKLEIVILKGSFDRDDWTAEEFSQNIIKEMNGKNILKGNVVLELKDGIGTLTDLSILHDRNWKRVSKLRLGARFIDGFQNIRVKEAKTNTFTMKDRRMKVCDTRAFGVRFSNSS; the protein is encoded by the exons ATGTCAAACAATCTTCCGACGTCAGGACTTGCTAATTCCCAAATCAATCCAGCTGTTTTGGAGGAGATCATCTGTTCCGACTTTATAATAAA AGAGATCGACGGCGCATCACTTCTTCACATAGCTTCCGAGCAGATAGTTCGACCAATT GTAAATAAGGAAAATGAACAGCAGCTGAAATATCTGAACAATGGAAAATG CTATTCTGGTGCCGGCAGCTCTTCTGAATCAAGAGACTTGGAATTACAATTCTCATGTAATGTTTCGGAAACAGTATGGACAGCAGACACCATAAAGGGTGAAGGGAACAGCTCCATTTTAGTAACTCTATTTAATGTTCATACGGGCGAAGCTGTCATCTCCGGACCAGAAGCTTCAGCAAAATTGGAAATAGTTATCCTGAAGGGAAGCTTTGACAGAGATGATTGGACGGCAGAAGAGTTCagccaaaatattataaaggaAATGAATGGGAAAAATATCCTCAAGGGAAATGTTGTTCTTGAACTAAAAGACGGCATAGGAACATTGACCGATCTCTCGATCTTGCATGATCGGAATTGGAAGCGGGTTAGTAAGCTAAGGCTTGGAGCAAGATTCATAGATGGTTTTCAAAATATCAGAGTAAAGGAAGCAAAGACAAACACTTTCACTATGAAAGACAGAAGGATGAAAGTTTGTGATACGAGAGCATTTGGGGTTAGGTTTTCTAACTCTTCATAA